A region of the Chrysemys picta bellii isolate R12L10 unplaced genomic scaffold, ASM1138683v2 scaf2597, whole genome shotgun sequence genome:
CTCAATTGCTCCACCTTTGCTATCACTGGTGGAATTGCATTGCTTGCGGGGATGGGTCCCAATTTTTCTAGTGCAGAGAAGGCGGTGGTCAGGAATGTATACGGTGGTGTTGggcagaattattatccccctagagctgtgctgtgtgtggctgagtgtgaccctgaaggtgtctgacctgcttttaatgttacacttcttttgacttacctgaaagttggtttggtgcttgtgaagtctgggcctgatccaaagcctgttgaagccaatgggcgtctttccattgacgtcagaTCGGCACCAAGCTGTCACCTCGAGGACCACGAGTTCAAATCCCCTCCTCAGTTGTCTCCTGCAATTAGCTTTAGGAACTAAAACTatgggaaatatttacataaatgatggACTGTCTCAGAGGCCATCTAATGCCTGGCACCAAGAGTCAGTATAAAATGCGTAGATCTGCCGGGCCCTGCTAGGGCGTAGCCATCCAGCTCTCTCTTTACCCTCTCAGGGGTGTCTCCAGCGGGTAACGGAGGGGGTTTGAGAAGTGCCAACACAACCTCCTCGGAGCACCCTCCTTCCTCCTACAGTTGGCCCTGAGTCGTGCCTCCCTCGCTCCTCCTCGTTACTCCAGAACAACGGAAATTCACAGGCAAGAACTTTGTTAACgtggagttaaggttgcaggtgctcagccctgccctgtgctCCCTGTGTCCTGAGAGTGttgaattcccagaagtcaaaggTTGGCAAACCAGGATATGCCGAGGTAGAATGATGCTTCCCACGCAACTCGAACTCTGCCCCAGGTGGGTCTGGGAATAGGAACGGGAAGTAGAACAGCACCAGGCCAAACCAAACTCACCCTTGTCTGTGTGCTCAGCACCGCCCCAAATCAGCGTTCCTCTTCATGCCATCCACACTGTTCTGTGCAGCGCCATTGATTAAGGCGGGAATTGCTGTCGATTGGCAGGGTGTGAGGGTGAAGTCTGTGGTCTGCTTGAAGGACCCATTTGGGCACAGaccgaagggggcagagttgaggtggtTTGGCCTGAGTATCCATAGCCCAGCATTTCTTAGTTTGCTAGCCTTTGACTGTTGAGTGTTCAGTGCTTCCATTCTGAAGAGACAGGAAAAGCACAAGTCAGTGCTGACCTCGTACAATGGTAACgttttttgcatgtgaatagtggaaatccagggcaactgcattgtagactgatctgtgcaccaaccacctcactgctagggaagagtaaggtgatgactgttccctttggATAAGAGTCCCCCGTATCTATTAACTACACTGAAGCCCAGCCTTGTGAGAGATGCTAAtatactctctcttctcctcctcctctgcacagcaagtgaCCAAGGATCTAGTGGCTCTGACGTATCTGCCAAGGGTAAGTGAggggggctctagcctggggGTTCACTGTTCTCACTGAGGCGTCTGGAGAGAGACACCTAGTCCAAGTCATTGGACCCTGAGTCTCACTGGCCCGTCCCCTCTAGCAAACCAGCCCCACGGAGCAGAACAGGGGAGTTCTGgatctcttatttcccttttattcacacaggtttgcagccaaatgccccttgttttctctgcgatgaatttaggtgtgaaagactctagtgagaggggtttctctgtggctgctgatagagcattgggtgagatttgtaatgataaatccagctgcttcagagaacagtctccagtgaacctgcaggagggacagagcccagcacctgaggctccaggaacacagatctctgacactggagctttgtcggcggggttagagattttgtccactaaacatggagccactagggtgaccatccgttatggcaggttccctttaatagacgttgcctgtgtttaacttctgcagcttaacagagcctgttggagtctgtgccacaacctgaggggaccccagagaggaagatggatgagctctgctctgtctccctacaagaaccaatcaacctctcccagcttttctctggcaCTTGGAGTATCCCAAGTGGGATTTCTGGCCTCATTTATCTGCTCACTGAACCACGTTTTACCTTTTAGATGTAATAGTTTTctgtaataatgttttatttgcacaaaataatttccaaaatgtgAATGGATAAAAACTCTTTTAGTAAGAGTTTAGTATTTGCTAGCATTTAGTGTGTGCACTCAATGCTCTACGCTGCGCAGTGCTGTTTGCACACTCTGTACGGTATGCTAGATATGTGAGCAGTAACtgcttgtgtgtatatggtgggggacctattttttttctgtagaatttcATGATTGTAACATAGTAAATGGCCTGGTCTACTCACAGCTGGTAGCACTGTTGCTATCATCAGCGGAGGAAGTCTGCTGGACAGGAATAAGTGTCTGCATTTAGTTTATAAGTGCCTCTAATGGCCTGTTCACCATTTGTAGAGCCATAGAAAtgctgggctagaagggacctcaagaggtcactggcaagaccaagtaaaccaagaCCATTCCTTGTCACACCGCAATAGCCTCTCCCTCaagtcccctgggaaggcagatcagtaTTGTGTGTTGCTAACACTGGTGCAGTattctgggaagggttaaaggtgtgagtgagtggggaatggaaggttcctttgcaggtttcaggaggccaaaggagggagagagagacaagggaacgGGTTAACTTGACACTCCAGCTAGGCCTGGATAAGAGGTTGACTCCAGCCCAAGGTCACTGCACACAACAGAttctctgctacctgccaagAAAGAGGGGGAAGCTGGCCGGCCCGAGAAAAGGCCTGACCCTGACCATGGCGGCGGCAGAGGCTGGGGCCCTGCCCGCCGAGGAGTGCGTGGGGCAGGTGGTTCTGCCGGgggacgtgctgctgctgccctcgcACCCCGAGGCGGATGGGGAGCGGCTTTGGCTGGGCCCGGGCGCCGCTCTGCCGGGCCGCTTGGTGTGCGGGCCGGGCCTGAGGAGCTGTCGGGCCGGGCTGCTGGTCACCAAGTGCGGGCTGCTGCGCCACCGCCAGCCGGGCGGGGCCGGAGGCGGCTCGGGCGGGGCCTACTGGGTGGACTCCCAGCAGAAGCGGTATGTCCCAGTCAAGGGAGATCATGTGATAGGCATAGTGACTATCAAGGCAGGTGACGTATTCAAAGTGGATGTTGGTGGAAGTGAGCAAGCTTCTTTGTCCTACTTGGCATTTGAAGGTGCAACCAAAAGAAACAGACCAAATGTGCAGGTGGGAGATCTTATTTATGGTCAATTCGTTGTAGCCAATAAAGACATGGAACCAGAGATGGTCTGTATAGACAGCAGTGGAAGAGCGAATGGAATGGGAGTAATTGGACACGAAGGCCTGTTGTTTAAGGTTTCTTTAGGTCTAATAAGAAAGCTTTTAGCTCCCAATTGTGAAATCATTCAGGAACTGGGACAACTGTACCCTTTTGAGATAGTGTTTGGAATGAATGGAAGAATATGGGTAAAGGCAAAAACAATTCAACAGACTTTAATTGTGGCAAATATCTTGGAAGCCTGTGAGCACATGACAGCAGAACAAAGAACACAAGCATTTGCCAAACTATCAGAGAGATGATGTAAAGAAAACATCTCGGGTTCATTTCAGGCTTTGCAATTATTGTAATATTTTTGTATTCAGATGTATATTAATAACTCATTTtgaaactttgaaaaaaaaaaaaaaaaaaaaaagaggggggccgagcttccaaccctgccctgccataAGAAAGGAGACTCGCAGAACAGAAACTGGAGGGGCTGTGAAAACGAGGGAGACTGTGAAGGTCAGCGAATGGGAGAACAGGCGTCTCCCATCCCCTGAAGCCGGAGTGTTTTGGGGAAGCTGAGGAAGCCACAGATAACCGGttcagactggggcagagagcaaaAGCCCTCAGGAACACCTAGGgtaaaaaccctcccgagagcagaagcaagttggagatttacAGCAGACCCCGGACGACCTGTGCACAGGgaagaactcccgtccacccttccccccgccttcttcttacattacacccagacTTGGGTTGTGCGTGTGAGAGTACGGGTTAGGGCTCAGGCACGaacgtttccttccttccttcctcagagtGACATGGGAAACACGCAgcactctccgctgttattttcttaataaaactttaagcttagttacttggtgtgctctcttcatctccacccctaaaaatcctgctgccttagactgatcacctaaggtctctggcagcttggtaacataaatctgtcacaccctgacagatgtttgtccagcctgttcttaaaaacctccaatgatggggattccacatcctctctaggtaacctatgtgactaagtgggatattttcctaatgttgcgtatgtatactgtgtgtgtctcagtttcccccatgtgctgcatgtcgaaccaaggtgggaggaggggtgtctgttgttgcagaggaccaggtgtgactcagtctagcagcctggaccccagaccatAGCCTGGACAC
Encoded here:
- the LOC135980307 gene encoding exosome complex component RRP40-like, translated to MAAAEAGALPAEECVGQVVLPGDVLLLPSHPEADGERLWLGPGAALPGRLVCGPGLRSCRAGLLVTKCGLLRHRQPGGAGGGSGGAYWVDSQQKRYVPVKGDHVIGIVTIKAGDVFKVDVGGSEQASLSYLAFEGATKRNRPNVQVGDLIYGQFVVANKDMEPEMVCIDSSGRANGMGVIGHEGLLFKVSLGLIRKLLAPNCEIIQELGQLYPFEIVFGMNGRIWVKAKTIQQTLIVANILEACEHMTAEQRTQAFAKLSER